One region of Microbacterium rhizosphaerae genomic DNA includes:
- a CDS encoding MFS transporter: MTSRSTEARERREGSPHPFGARFVTPLLWGTSLNPINSSILATSLVAIGTAFGVGAGQTAVLVAAVYVASAVAQPAMGRLGEQFGARRVFVGGLVVLTIAGIVGTFAPTFAWLIVSRALIGIGTAAGYPTAMAMIRHRADTARIGIPGGVLGGISIAAQSSAALGLPLGGVLVGVWGWPAAFAVNIPLGLIGLAMALIWLPKDAARPRRGGRELARALDPLGMLLFAASVVALIAVLSDVRHLAWWLVAVFVVALAALILWELRASQPFIDVRMLRRNGPLTRTYLRQTIALAAAYTVLYGYVQWLEDSHGYPASVSGLIMLPMSVVAAAGAAVISRRALIRGPLTISAVALIAGGAAMMVVTSTTNIVLLVALSLLFGVALGFTGTSNQAALYTQTTADQIGVASGLARTASYLGAIFASALIALAYPGRATDAGLHVSAVVVLIAGVAVLALVLLDRRLPSRGH; encoded by the coding sequence GTGACCTCCCGGAGTACGGAGGCGCGCGAGCGGCGTGAGGGCAGCCCTCACCCGTTCGGCGCGCGCTTCGTGACTCCGCTGCTGTGGGGCACGTCGCTCAACCCGATCAACTCCTCGATCCTCGCGACCTCGCTCGTCGCCATCGGGACGGCGTTCGGCGTGGGCGCCGGGCAGACCGCCGTGCTCGTGGCCGCTGTCTACGTCGCCAGCGCCGTCGCGCAGCCGGCCATGGGCCGTCTCGGGGAGCAGTTCGGCGCGCGCCGGGTCTTCGTCGGCGGACTCGTCGTCCTCACGATCGCCGGCATCGTCGGCACCTTCGCCCCGACTTTCGCCTGGCTCATCGTGTCGCGGGCGCTCATCGGCATCGGCACGGCGGCCGGATATCCCACGGCGATGGCGATGATCCGTCACCGCGCCGACACGGCGAGGATCGGCATCCCCGGCGGAGTCCTCGGCGGCATCTCGATCGCCGCGCAGTCGTCCGCGGCGCTGGGACTCCCGCTCGGCGGTGTGCTCGTCGGCGTGTGGGGATGGCCGGCGGCGTTCGCGGTGAACATCCCGCTGGGGCTGATCGGCCTCGCGATGGCCCTCATCTGGCTGCCGAAGGATGCCGCGCGCCCGCGCCGCGGCGGTCGTGAGCTCGCGCGGGCCCTGGACCCGCTCGGCATGCTGCTGTTCGCCGCATCCGTCGTCGCGCTCATCGCCGTCCTCTCGGACGTGCGCCATCTCGCCTGGTGGCTCGTCGCGGTCTTCGTCGTCGCGCTCGCAGCGCTGATCCTGTGGGAGCTGCGTGCGTCACAGCCCTTCATCGACGTCAGGATGCTGCGTCGCAACGGCCCGCTCACGCGCACCTATCTGCGCCAGACCATCGCGCTCGCAGCGGCGTACACCGTGCTGTACGGATACGTGCAGTGGCTCGAGGACAGCCATGGCTACCCGGCGAGCGTCAGCGGACTCATCATGCTTCCGATGTCGGTCGTCGCCGCCGCGGGTGCTGCCGTGATCTCGCGGCGTGCGCTCATCCGCGGCCCGCTGACGATCAGCGCGGTCGCCCTCATCGCCGGCGGCGCGGCCATGATGGTCGTCACGAGCACGACGAACATCGTGCTTCTGGTCGCGCTCAGCCTGCTGTTCGGCGTCGCACTGGGCTTCACCGGCACGAGCAACCAGGCCGCGCTCTACACGCAGACGACGGCCGACCAGATCGGTGTGGCATCCGGCCTCGCGCGCACCGCGTCGTACCTCGGCGCGATCTTCGCGTCGGCGCTCATCGCGCTCGCGTACCCGGGCAGGGCGACGGATGCGGGTCTCCACGTGTCGGCAGTCGTTGTGCTCATCGCCGGGGTCGCGGTTCTCGCCCTCGTGCTGCTCGATCGCCGGCTGCCCTCGCGAGGGCACTGA
- a CDS encoding SseB family protein — protein sequence MALFSRRPKSSSEQDAGTPDAASTAESEETQETQESASASAEETPQVGISVSSFGGLGAAPTPASASAAAAPQAEADGIPGLTDNILLRDAIAALPEEANGTQVVGVARQLLQGQLFLRVRGDARSLAAEGKELPLAVASIEDTPFVLVFSGGSALQAAVRADGQLDSSAMSQDAGIVLRSVLAGPYGGIILDHASRQSPIVIPRQLIERALEESDDEFTVKTLLAGERTSETPALVAAALPHVPLWLAANRAREEDEWGLAESRNASGERFLEVFSHPLEVLAMGRGDQPMPIRIDQLASGFEGDDGLTGIVVDPAGPWIQLSRADLASAFAAAEE from the coding sequence ATGGCCTTGTTCTCGCGTCGTCCGAAGTCGTCTTCCGAGCAGGATGCGGGAACCCCCGACGCCGCGTCCACAGCCGAATCGGAGGAGACGCAGGAGACGCAGGAGTCCGCCTCCGCCTCCGCCGAGGAGACTCCCCAGGTCGGCATCTCGGTCTCCTCTTTCGGCGGTCTCGGCGCCGCTCCGACGCCGGCGTCCGCCAGCGCCGCCGCCGCCCCGCAGGCAGAAGCCGACGGCATCCCGGGTCTCACCGACAACATCCTGCTGCGCGATGCGATCGCCGCCCTCCCCGAGGAGGCCAACGGCACACAGGTCGTGGGCGTCGCCCGGCAGCTGCTGCAGGGTCAGTTGTTCCTGCGCGTGCGCGGCGATGCCCGTTCGCTCGCGGCCGAGGGCAAGGAGCTGCCGCTGGCTGTGGCATCCATCGAGGACACCCCCTTCGTGCTGGTCTTCAGCGGCGGCTCGGCACTCCAGGCCGCGGTGCGCGCCGACGGTCAGCTCGACTCGTCGGCGATGAGCCAGGACGCCGGCATCGTGCTGCGCTCGGTGCTCGCCGGCCCCTACGGCGGGATCATCCTCGACCACGCATCGCGCCAGAGCCCGATCGTCATTCCGCGCCAGCTCATCGAACGGGCGCTGGAGGAGAGCGATGACGAGTTCACCGTCAAGACGCTGCTCGCGGGTGAGCGCACGTCCGAGACCCCGGCGCTCGTTGCGGCGGCGCTGCCCCATGTCCCGCTGTGGCTCGCGGCGAACCGCGCGCGTGAAGAGGACGAGTGGGGCCTCGCCGAGTCCCGCAACGCGTCGGGCGAGCGCTTCCTCGAGGTGTTCTCGCACCCGCTCGAGGTGCTCGCGATGGGACGCGGCGACCAGCCGATGCCGATCCGCATCGACCAGCTCGCCTCGGGTTTCGAGGGCGACGACGGACTCACGGGCATCGTCGTGGATCCCGCGGGTCCCTGGATCCAGCTCTCGCGAGCCGATCTGGCTTCCGCCTTCGCCGCTGCCGAGGAGTGA
- a CDS encoding S8 family peptidase, whose translation MHRRILAIAGAIALSIPATAAMAAPPSPDNGPAARFETTPRGATGANFVPASVAADGTVDVIVQMSGDPTSVVQAKQGRKLTAAERDSVKGTLKKQQDAIIGAIASKGGKVVAQMQSAYNGIQVSVPRKAVDAIAALPNVVAVYPARTYTLDNAVSVPFLGVPDVWQNTGFTGRNVKVGIIDTGIDYTHANFGGPGTVAAYTAAHANETQPADPALFGPTAPRVKGGTDLVGDSYNADPASATYQPTPHPDANPLDCQGHGSHVAGTAAGDGVNPDGSTYTGPYDSSTPAKSFKIGPGVAPQSDLYAIRVFGCEGSTDVVVPAIDWAVDHGMDVINMSLGSSFGGPGDADAVAASNAVGAGVVVVASAGNSGPNPYIVGSPSTGDGVISVAAVDSTATFPGANVATGGKNVSAINANGASLAGLPQMTVVRLTDDPNTAENEALGCSTEAYTKAGVVPGGNQLAVSLRGTCARVAKAIFAQKAGAAAALMINTSTDYPPFEGAILSNPDTGEAYTVTIPFLGVRSTDASAFVSGNPATVTAADLANPGFRGYASFSSGGPRNGDSGLGVDVAAPGVSIRSTAVGTGSDSEVLSGTSMAAPHVTGVAALAVQAHPTWSGNDVAQAVVSTADPSKVAHQKLTLGGVGLVNAAGVVATQVTASGDTYTTTDGKLSQTALNFGFQESAQGFKGTKTVQLTNHGDSPVTYTPTAEASTQSRASTVTFSVPSITVPAHGTAKFSVSLSAAPSAVPTSTAGTFGFYEISGDVLLTSGSSALRVPYLLVPRSLSRVSAQVSGQWMTNADSSKAITLRNPGAALPGQTDAYTWGLSDARDVSSSDTGYDVRAVGVQSWDVGGGDQLLVFAVNTWKKWNNAAENEFDIDLDTNGDGAADHIVFSADYGQVTSGTPDGRTGVFVYDIATRALGSTGFLASAPTDSSTALLPVFASDLGLSSTNGTFSYAAAGFSSVNGGSDGVAGVATYNPWTPALSFGDGGPAVAPGATQQLNVALSASAFAAQKPLGVMTVVPDNAAGESEALLTPVK comes from the coding sequence TTGCATCGACGCATACTGGCGATCGCGGGCGCCATCGCGCTCTCGATTCCGGCCACGGCAGCCATGGCCGCCCCACCATCCCCTGACAACGGACCAGCGGCACGGTTCGAGACGACCCCCCGGGGTGCGACCGGCGCGAACTTCGTGCCGGCATCCGTCGCCGCCGACGGCACCGTGGACGTCATCGTGCAGATGAGCGGCGACCCCACGTCGGTCGTCCAGGCCAAGCAGGGCCGGAAGCTGACGGCCGCGGAGCGCGACTCGGTGAAGGGCACGCTCAAGAAGCAGCAGGATGCGATCATCGGCGCCATCGCGAGCAAGGGCGGCAAGGTCGTCGCCCAGATGCAGTCCGCCTACAACGGCATCCAGGTGTCCGTCCCGCGCAAGGCGGTCGACGCGATCGCGGCGCTGCCGAACGTCGTCGCCGTCTACCCGGCGCGCACCTACACGCTCGACAACGCGGTCTCGGTGCCCTTCCTCGGCGTTCCGGACGTGTGGCAGAACACCGGCTTCACGGGCAGGAACGTCAAGGTCGGCATCATCGACACCGGTATCGACTACACCCACGCGAACTTCGGCGGCCCGGGCACCGTGGCGGCGTACACCGCTGCTCACGCGAACGAGACCCAGCCGGCGGACCCCGCGCTGTTCGGCCCGACTGCGCCGCGCGTCAAGGGGGGCACCGACCTCGTCGGCGACTCCTACAACGCCGACCCTGCGTCGGCCACGTACCAGCCGACCCCTCACCCCGACGCGAACCCGCTCGACTGCCAGGGCCACGGCAGCCACGTCGCGGGCACGGCCGCCGGTGACGGCGTGAACCCCGACGGCAGCACCTACACAGGACCGTACGACTCGTCGACACCCGCGAAGAGCTTCAAGATCGGCCCCGGCGTCGCGCCGCAGTCGGACCTGTACGCGATCCGCGTCTTCGGCTGCGAAGGCTCGACGGATGTCGTCGTGCCGGCGATCGACTGGGCCGTCGACCACGGCATGGACGTGATCAACATGTCTCTCGGCTCGTCGTTCGGCGGACCCGGTGACGCGGACGCGGTCGCCGCCTCCAACGCCGTGGGCGCGGGAGTCGTCGTCGTCGCCTCCGCGGGCAACTCGGGGCCGAACCCCTACATCGTCGGCTCGCCGTCGACGGGTGACGGCGTCATCTCGGTCGCCGCGGTCGACAGCACCGCGACCTTCCCCGGCGCGAACGTCGCCACGGGCGGCAAGAACGTGTCGGCGATCAACGCCAACGGCGCGAGCCTGGCGGGTCTGCCGCAGATGACCGTCGTGCGCCTGACGGACGACCCGAACACGGCGGAGAACGAGGCGCTCGGCTGCTCGACCGAGGCGTACACGAAGGCGGGCGTCGTCCCCGGGGGCAACCAGCTGGCCGTGTCGCTCCGCGGCACCTGCGCGCGTGTCGCGAAGGCGATCTTCGCTCAGAAGGCCGGGGCTGCGGCGGCGCTCATGATCAACACCTCGACGGACTACCCGCCGTTCGAGGGCGCGATCCTGAGCAACCCCGACACGGGTGAGGCGTACACGGTCACCATCCCGTTCCTCGGTGTCCGCTCGACGGATGCGAGCGCCTTCGTGAGCGGCAACCCCGCCACGGTGACGGCGGCAGACCTGGCCAACCCGGGCTTCCGCGGCTATGCATCGTTCAGCTCGGGCGGCCCCCGCAACGGCGACTCCGGACTCGGCGTCGACGTGGCAGCGCCCGGCGTCTCGATCCGCTCCACCGCAGTGGGGACCGGCAGCGACAGCGAAGTGCTCTCGGGCACATCGATGGCGGCTCCGCACGTGACCGGTGTCGCGGCTCTCGCCGTGCAGGCCCATCCCACGTGGTCGGGCAACGATGTCGCGCAGGCCGTCGTGTCGACGGCCGATCCGTCGAAGGTCGCTCACCAGAAGCTCACCCTCGGCGGTGTGGGACTGGTCAACGCCGCTGGCGTGGTGGCGACCCAGGTGACCGCATCCGGCGACACCTACACGACCACGGACGGCAAGCTGAGTCAGACCGCTCTGAACTTCGGGTTCCAGGAGTCCGCCCAGGGCTTCAAGGGCACGAAGACGGTGCAGCTGACCAACCACGGCGACAGCCCGGTGACGTACACGCCGACCGCCGAGGCATCCACGCAGTCGCGTGCCTCTACTGTGACGTTCAGCGTGCCGTCGATCACGGTTCCCGCGCACGGCACCGCGAAGTTCTCGGTCTCGCTGTCGGCGGCGCCGAGTGCGGTTCCGACGTCGACGGCCGGCACCTTCGGGTTCTACGAGATCTCGGGCGACGTGCTGCTGACCTCCGGCTCGTCGGCGCTGCGCGTGCCGTACCTGCTGGTGCCCCGTTCGCTCAGCCGCGTGTCGGCACAGGTGTCGGGGCAGTGGATGACGAACGCCGACAGCTCGAAGGCGATCACGCTGCGCAACCCGGGCGCGGCTCTCCCGGGTCAGACCGATGCCTACACGTGGGGTCTCAGCGACGCGCGGGACGTGTCCTCGTCGGACACCGGCTACGACGTCCGCGCCGTCGGCGTGCAGTCGTGGGACGTCGGTGGGGGAGACCAGCTGCTGGTCTTCGCCGTCAACACGTGGAAGAAGTGGAACAACGCCGCCGAGAACGAGTTCGACATCGATCTCGACACCAACGGCGACGGCGCCGCGGACCACATCGTGTTCTCGGCCGACTACGGTCAGGTCACGTCGGGCACACCCGACGGCCGGACGGGCGTGTTCGTCTACGACATCGCGACCCGGGCGCTCGGCTCCACCGGGTTCCTCGCTTCGGCGCCGACGGACAGCAGCACCGCGCTGCTTCCGGTCTTCGCGAGCGACCTCGGTCTCTCGTCGACGAACGGGACGTTCAGCTACGCCGCAGCGGGATTCTCCTCCGTCAACGGCGGCTCCGACGGGGTCGCGGGTGTGGCCACCTACAACCCGTGGACGCCGGCGCTGAGCTTCGGTGACGGCGGGCCGGCTGTCGCGCCGGGCGCGACGCAGCAGCTGAATGTCGCCCTGAGCGCCTCGGCGTTCGCGGCGCAGAAGCCGCTGGGTGTCATGACGGTGGTGCCGGACAACGCCGCGGGCGAGAGCGAAGCGCTCCTCACCCCGGTGAAGTGA
- a CDS encoding ATP-dependent DNA ligase has protein sequence MPYEIPAPMLAKAVADIPRSEGLSFEPKWDGFRALISWDGTDVEIGSRGAKPLTRYFPELVEAFARLLPEPCLLDGEIVVPVDRDGRRRLDWEALSQRIHPAASRVNKLAQETPAMFVAFDLLAIGDRDFQAEPFAARRAALVDLLRDVPDPVHVTRATPDADLARRWLAEFEGAGLDGVVAKPLDQPYAPGRRTMFKIKHARTADVVALGYRIHKSGQGVGSLLVGLYSEDGTLYPVGGVAAWSDKRRLELIDELAPLVERDESGEAIRGEGEKSRFQAGRADSSFVRLRPERVLEVRYDQLEGWRFRHTVQFERWRPDRDARSCTYDQLEVVAAYDLADVLED, from the coding sequence ATGCCCTATGAGATCCCCGCTCCGATGCTCGCGAAGGCCGTCGCCGACATCCCGCGCAGCGAAGGCCTGAGCTTCGAGCCGAAATGGGACGGGTTCCGCGCCCTCATCTCGTGGGACGGCACCGATGTCGAGATCGGGTCGCGGGGCGCGAAGCCGCTCACGCGGTACTTCCCGGAGCTCGTCGAGGCCTTCGCGCGGCTGCTGCCCGAGCCGTGCCTGCTCGACGGCGAGATCGTCGTCCCCGTGGACCGCGACGGGCGGCGCCGGCTGGACTGGGAGGCGCTGTCGCAGCGCATCCACCCCGCGGCCTCGCGCGTCAACAAGCTCGCGCAGGAGACACCCGCGATGTTCGTCGCGTTCGACCTCCTCGCGATCGGAGACCGTGACTTCCAGGCCGAGCCGTTCGCCGCGCGCCGCGCGGCGCTCGTCGACCTCCTCCGGGACGTCCCCGATCCGGTGCATGTCACGCGAGCGACCCCCGATGCCGACCTCGCCCGGCGGTGGCTCGCCGAGTTCGAAGGGGCGGGGCTCGACGGTGTCGTGGCGAAACCGCTCGACCAGCCGTACGCGCCGGGCAGGCGGACGATGTTCAAGATCAAGCACGCGCGCACCGCCGACGTGGTCGCGTTGGGGTACCGCATCCACAAGTCGGGTCAGGGCGTCGGCTCGCTGCTCGTCGGCCTCTACAGCGAGGACGGCACGCTCTACCCGGTCGGCGGCGTCGCCGCGTGGAGCGACAAGCGGCGCCTCGAGCTCATCGACGAGCTCGCACCGCTCGTCGAACGCGACGAGTCCGGTGAGGCGATCCGCGGCGAGGGCGAGAAGTCGCGGTTCCAGGCGGGCCGCGCAGACTCGTCGTTCGTGCGGCTGCGGCCCGAGAGGGTGCTCGAGGTGCGCTACGACCAGCTCGAGGGATGGCGGTTCCGCCACACCGTCCAGTTCGAGCGGTGGCGTCCCGACCGCGACGCGCGGTCGTGCACGTACGACCAGCTCGAGGTCGTCGCCGCGTACGATCTCGCGGACGTCCTCGAGGACTGA
- a CDS encoding isochorismatase family protein: MTVTTLDPQSALVVIDLQQGIAGTPAAEPVVAQAVRLADAFRAAGLPVVLVNVTGGAPGRVERARPNAPRPENWAELLPELRPDAPGTIRVTKQTWGAFHGTDLDERLRDAGATQVVLAGIATSAGVESTARAAHEHGYNVTIATDAVADMDPVNHEHAVTRILPRISETGTTDEILELLAANGR; encoded by the coding sequence ATGACCGTCACCACCCTCGACCCGCAGTCCGCGCTCGTCGTCATCGACCTGCAGCAGGGCATCGCGGGCACTCCCGCCGCCGAACCCGTCGTCGCGCAGGCGGTACGGCTCGCGGATGCCTTCCGCGCGGCGGGTCTGCCGGTCGTGCTCGTCAACGTGACGGGCGGAGCGCCGGGTCGCGTCGAGCGTGCCCGACCGAACGCCCCGCGCCCGGAGAACTGGGCAGAGCTGCTGCCCGAGCTGCGCCCGGACGCGCCCGGCACGATCCGCGTGACGAAGCAGACGTGGGGCGCCTTCCACGGCACGGACCTCGACGAGCGGCTGCGGGATGCCGGTGCGACCCAGGTCGTTCTGGCAGGCATCGCCACGAGCGCGGGCGTCGAGTCCACGGCGCGGGCGGCGCACGAGCACGGCTACAACGTCACGATCGCGACGGATGCAGTGGCCGACATGGATCCGGTGAACCACGAGCACGCGGTGACCCGCATCCTTCCCCGCATCAGCGAGACCGGCACGACCGACGAGATCCTCGAGCTTCTGGCGGCGAACGGGCGGTGA
- the ligD gene encoding non-homologous end-joining DNA ligase: MATERITLTVPGPHGDREVGVSNPNRVIWPKQGITKQELAEYVVAVSGPFLAANGDRPVSLERFPEGVGGESFFSKNPPKGAPAFVEAVTVTYNSGRRHPQLVLTEAAAAVWAVQMNTIVFHPWASLTSNTDNPVELRIDLDPQPGTGFAEAAAVAPALRDVLAEAGLEAWIKTSGSRGIHVFCPIEPTHEFLDVRHAVIAAGRELERRLPDKVTMNWWKEERGERMFIDFNQANRDRTMAGAYSPRALPGATVSTPLSWDELDAVDPASFTVRSVPQRLADTGDPWAEFGAAPGRIDALLDWWRRDLENGLGELPFPPEFPKMPGEPPRVQPSRINPENWPKPE, encoded by the coding sequence GTGGCAACCGAGCGCATCACCCTGACCGTCCCCGGCCCGCACGGCGACCGAGAGGTGGGCGTGTCGAATCCGAACCGCGTGATCTGGCCCAAGCAGGGGATCACCAAGCAGGAGCTGGCGGAGTACGTGGTCGCCGTGTCCGGCCCGTTCCTCGCGGCCAACGGCGACCGGCCGGTGTCGCTCGAGCGGTTCCCCGAGGGCGTGGGCGGCGAGAGCTTCTTCTCGAAGAACCCGCCGAAGGGCGCGCCGGCATTCGTCGAAGCCGTCACCGTGACCTACAACAGCGGGCGCCGGCATCCGCAGCTCGTCCTCACCGAGGCGGCGGCCGCGGTCTGGGCCGTGCAGATGAACACGATCGTCTTCCATCCGTGGGCATCGCTGACCTCGAACACCGACAACCCCGTCGAGCTGCGCATCGACCTCGATCCGCAGCCCGGCACGGGCTTCGCAGAGGCGGCGGCCGTGGCACCCGCCCTGCGCGACGTGCTGGCCGAGGCGGGTCTCGAGGCCTGGATCAAGACGAGCGGGAGCCGCGGCATCCATGTCTTCTGTCCGATCGAGCCGACGCACGAGTTCCTCGACGTCCGCCATGCTGTCATCGCCGCCGGGCGCGAACTCGAGCGACGCCTGCCCGACAAGGTCACGATGAACTGGTGGAAGGAGGAACGCGGCGAGCGGATGTTCATCGACTTCAACCAGGCGAATCGCGACCGCACGATGGCCGGCGCCTACAGCCCTCGCGCGCTGCCCGGAGCCACCGTGTCGACTCCGCTGTCGTGGGACGAGCTGGATGCGGTCGACCCGGCGTCGTTCACGGTGCGATCGGTTCCGCAGCGCCTCGCCGACACGGGCGATCCGTGGGCGGAGTTCGGCGCCGCACCCGGTCGCATCGACGCGCTGCTCGACTGGTGGCGGCGCGACCTCGAGAACGGACTCGGCGAGCTGCCGTTCCCGCCCGAGTTCCCGAAGATGCCGGGGGAACCGCCGCGGGTGCAGCCGAGCCGCATCAACCCGGAGAACTGGCCGAAGCCCGAGTGA
- a CDS encoding ATP-dependent helicase encodes MPAGSVGIIVGGDHGPHAGETRPDDDLLVGLNSQQREAVVYRGQALLIVAGAGSGKTSVLTRRIASLLRSREAWPSEILAITFTNKAAGEMRERVEQLVGNSAKGMWISTFHSACVRILRREAEQFGFTKSFTIYDSGDSRALIKRLVKEREADAFGLTPAAVQGRISKLKNELADAESYARQANMNDPAERVFVELFGDYQRELQRANAFDFDDLIGQTVFLFRAFPRVADVYRRRFRHVLVDEYQDTNAAQYALIHELTRPISDSVAEPFESNGMMIFEPDRPSGRDAGGEGASLTVVGDSDQSIYAFRGADIRNITEFERDFPGAKVVLLEQNYRSTQNILSAANAVISNNFDRKDKRLWSADGPGEKIVGYTGYSQHDEAQFVAEEVDALRRTGVDYSQMAVFYRTNSQSRALEEIFIRAAVPYKIMGGTRFYERAEIKDALAYLVAVANPADEMALRRIINRPRRGIGDVTVEAIARYAQNEGITFRDALANASALGVGPKMQAAIAQLDQVLADATDLMLPASGELAPPTAVADGLTLLMDRSGYRDALRMSRDAQDEARLENVDELIAVAREFARNNPEGTVIDFLAEVALVSDTDDLEDASGSVSLMTLHTAKGLEYDAVFITGVEEDLIPHRISANEPGGPAEERRLFYVGVTRARKRLYLTLAMTRAQFGEISVAMPSRFLQEIPGELVDWRQSPGDVNSRGGTQSRALNARPGSGGSGWGRRQIRHDDPPALAPKSTSLDRFPNRIPAKLRDNGDMVLEAGDRIRHDDFGEGRVDAVTGEGAKRVAHVRFDSGGLKKLLIKVAPITKI; translated from the coding sequence ATGCCCGCAGGGAGTGTGGGGATCATCGTCGGAGGCGACCACGGTCCGCACGCCGGCGAGACCCGACCCGACGACGACCTCCTCGTCGGCCTCAACTCGCAGCAGCGGGAGGCGGTCGTCTACCGCGGACAGGCGCTGCTCATCGTCGCGGGCGCGGGCTCGGGCAAGACCAGCGTGCTGACGCGCCGCATCGCGAGCCTCCTGCGCTCGCGCGAGGCGTGGCCGAGCGAGATCCTCGCGATCACGTTCACGAACAAGGCCGCGGGAGAGATGCGCGAGCGGGTCGAGCAGCTCGTCGGCAACAGTGCGAAGGGCATGTGGATCTCGACGTTCCACTCGGCGTGCGTGCGCATCCTCCGACGCGAGGCCGAGCAGTTCGGCTTCACGAAGTCGTTCACGATCTACGACTCCGGTGACTCGCGCGCGCTCATCAAGCGGCTGGTGAAGGAGCGTGAGGCGGATGCCTTCGGCCTGACTCCCGCGGCCGTTCAGGGCAGGATCTCCAAGCTCAAGAACGAACTGGCGGATGCCGAGTCCTACGCCCGCCAGGCCAACATGAACGACCCCGCCGAGCGGGTGTTCGTCGAGCTGTTCGGCGACTACCAGCGCGAGCTGCAGCGCGCGAACGCCTTCGACTTCGACGACCTCATCGGCCAGACGGTGTTCCTGTTCCGCGCGTTCCCGCGAGTCGCGGATGTCTACCGGCGTCGGTTCCGCCACGTCCTCGTCGACGAGTACCAGGACACGAACGCGGCCCAGTACGCGCTCATCCACGAGCTGACGCGCCCGATCTCCGACTCCGTCGCTGAGCCGTTCGAGTCGAACGGCATGATGATCTTCGAGCCGGACCGGCCGTCGGGTCGGGACGCCGGCGGGGAAGGCGCATCCCTCACCGTCGTGGGCGACTCGGATCAGTCGATCTACGCGTTCCGCGGCGCCGACATCCGCAACATCACGGAGTTCGAACGAGATTTCCCCGGTGCGAAGGTCGTCCTGCTGGAGCAGAACTACCGGTCGACGCAGAACATCCTGAGTGCGGCGAACGCGGTCATCAGCAACAACTTCGACCGCAAGGACAAGCGCCTGTGGAGCGCGGACGGGCCCGGTGAGAAGATCGTCGGCTACACGGGCTACTCGCAGCACGACGAGGCCCAGTTCGTCGCCGAGGAAGTGGATGCGCTCCGCCGCACGGGCGTCGACTACTCCCAGATGGCGGTGTTCTACCGGACGAATTCGCAGTCCCGTGCACTGGAGGAGATCTTCATCCGCGCGGCCGTGCCCTACAAGATCATGGGCGGCACGCGGTTCTACGAGCGCGCCGAGATCAAGGACGCCCTCGCCTACCTCGTCGCGGTCGCGAACCCAGCGGATGAGATGGCCCTCCGCCGCATCATCAACCGACCGCGTCGCGGCATCGGCGACGTGACGGTCGAGGCGATCGCGCGGTACGCCCAGAACGAGGGCATCACGTTCCGCGACGCCCTCGCGAACGCGTCGGCGCTCGGGGTCGGTCCGAAGATGCAGGCCGCGATCGCGCAGCTCGATCAGGTGCTGGCGGATGCGACGGACCTGATGCTGCCGGCCTCCGGCGAGCTCGCTCCACCCACCGCGGTCGCCGACGGGCTCACGCTGCTCATGGACCGCAGCGGGTACCGCGATGCGCTGCGGATGAGCCGCGACGCCCAGGACGAGGCGCGACTGGAGAACGTCGACGAGCTCATCGCGGTGGCGCGCGAGTTCGCCCGCAACAACCCCGAGGGCACCGTCATCGACTTCCTCGCCGAGGTCGCGCTCGTCTCCGACACGGATGACCTCGAGGATGCGTCGGGCTCGGTGTCGCTCATGACGCTGCACACCGCGAAGGGCCTCGAGTACGACGCCGTGTTCATCACGGGTGTCGAGGAGGACCTCATCCCGCACCGCATCTCGGCGAACGAGCCCGGTGGCCCCGCGGAGGAGCGTCGCCTCTTCTACGTCGGCGTCACCCGTGCGCGCAAGCGGCTCTACCTCACGCTCGCGATGACGCGCGCGCAGTTCGGCGAGATCTCGGTGGCGATGCCGAGTCGCTTCCTGCAGGAGATCCCCGGCGAGCTCGTCGACTGGCGCCAGTCGCCTGGCGACGTGAACTCCCGCGGCGGCACCCAGTCGCGCGCGCTCAACGCGCGGCCGGGCAGCGGCGGATCGGGGTGGGGCCGCCGGCAGATCCGTCACGACGATCCGCCGGCGCTCGCGCCGAAGTCGACGTCGCTCGACCGGTTCCCGAATCGCATCCCGGCGAAGCTGCGCGACAACGGCGACATGGTGCTCGAGGCGGGGGACCGCATCCGTCACGACGACTTCGGCGAGGGGCGTGTGGATGCCGTCACCGGCGAGGGTGCGAAGCGTGTCGCGCACGTCCGCTTCGACTCCGGCGGCCTGAAGAAGCTGCTGATCAAGGTCGCCCCGATCACCAAGATCTGA